A window of the Calditrichia bacterium genome harbors these coding sequences:
- a CDS encoding DUF2914 domain-containing protein has product MNKLSLIFALCAIFTIASYAQDSTALQVDELVICTSVEDRQPVGADTAFSSTTEQLYCFTKISGATDSVQVSHVWYHGDTERSKVDLNIKGSPWRTWSSKTLAPEWTGSWRVDVVDAAGNVLKSATFSVN; this is encoded by the coding sequence ATGAATAAATTATCATTAATTTTTGCGCTATGTGCAATATTTACAATAGCTTCGTATGCGCAGGATTCAACGGCGCTGCAGGTGGATGAGCTGGTTATTTGCACATCTGTGGAAGATCGCCAACCTGTTGGTGCAGACACCGCGTTCAGCAGCACAACCGAACAACTGTATTGTTTCACCAAAATTTCCGGTGCAACCGATTCTGTTCAGGTTTCGCATGTGTGGTATCATGGCGATACCGAGCGCAGCAAAGTTGATCTGAACATAAAAGGCAGCCCGTGGCGAACCTGGAGCTCCAAAACACTCGCCCCGGAATGGACGGGAAGCTGGCGGGTTGATGTGGTCGACGCTGCCGGAAACGTGCTCAAAAGTGCAACCTTTTCCGTAAACTGA
- a CDS encoding YceI family protein produces MRSFLLVLLLSFFQNTVFASEWQVDTSAKNLVQFTSEVVVLTFDGVTDNIDGYLYWEGDSMFQTNSKLYFEVDLNTLETGMSKRDRDMRDVLETPKWQFTSFEGQISSVEKIDSTVTAFQIWTTGKMFIHGVSQEMEIPGIVTIETDGRMRVVCDFVVLLSDFNIEAPSLAAFVKVSNEIKLHLDFYLNESK; encoded by the coding sequence ATGCGAAGTTTTTTGCTCGTTCTTTTGCTATCATTTTTCCAAAATACAGTTTTTGCATCAGAATGGCAGGTTGATACATCTGCGAAAAATCTGGTTCAGTTTACATCGGAAGTTGTGGTGTTAACATTTGATGGTGTAACGGACAACATCGACGGCTATCTGTATTGGGAAGGCGATTCGATGTTTCAAACGAACAGCAAGCTCTATTTTGAAGTGGATTTGAACACCCTCGAAACCGGAATGAGCAAACGCGATCGTGATATGCGCGATGTGCTGGAAACCCCAAAATGGCAGTTTACCTCATTTGAAGGACAGATTTCTTCGGTCGAAAAAATTGATTCGACGGTAACAGCATTTCAAATTTGGACAACCGGCAAGATGTTCATCCATGGTGTATCCCAAGAAATGGAAATACCGGGGATTGTTACCATTGAAACTGACGGGCGTATGCGCGTCGTTTGCGATTTCGTGGTGTTGCTCTCCGATTTTAACATCGAAGCGCCATCACTGGCTGCTTTTGTGAAGGTGAGCAATGAAATAAAGCTGCATCTCGATTTTTATCTAAACGAAAGTAAATAA
- a CDS encoding serine hydrolase — protein sequence MDTNPLPEILSRLPKQFAPILAEPDKYRLQILYTQIDRDSDNQPSFSQYDFNLKMDEYFYPASSVKLAATALALEKLNDLNIAGLDKSSPLTIDSASAGQTAVTGDSSAASGKASIAHYIKKILLVSDNDAFNRLFEFVGQRDFNQRLWEKGMTDTKILRRLSVPGTPEMQQYGNPFNFYDGEKLIYQQPQSYNPDKMQVRMDGVKQGRGYMSGDKLIEESIDFSHSNYTPLPDLHGVLRRIIFPESYPPAQRFRLTDEDYLFLRRYLSMLPRESDDPKYPDSLTQIDGNAKTLMFGDRKEKIPPRIRIFSKSGGAYGYLIENAYIVDFKENVEFFLTAVIQVNDNQIYNDDTYEYDTVGKPFLAALGRAVYNFERNRKKEYPPDLSKFQRIHQSN from the coding sequence ATGGATACCAATCCGCTGCCCGAAATCTTGAGTCGGTTGCCAAAACAATTTGCTCCAATTTTGGCTGAACCGGATAAATACCGGTTACAAATTTTATACACCCAAATTGATCGCGACAGCGATAACCAACCGTCGTTTTCCCAATACGATTTTAATTTGAAAATGGACGAATATTTTTATCCCGCCAGCAGCGTAAAACTGGCGGCAACAGCGCTGGCGCTCGAAAAATTGAACGATCTGAACATTGCGGGATTGGACAAATCCAGTCCGCTGACCATTGACAGCGCATCCGCCGGACAAACGGCGGTAACCGGCGATTCGTCCGCAGCCAGCGGCAAAGCCAGCATCGCGCATTACATCAAAAAAATTCTGCTGGTCAGCGATAACGATGCCTTCAATCGCTTATTTGAGTTTGTCGGACAGCGCGATTTCAATCAACGGCTGTGGGAAAAAGGGATGACCGACACAAAAATTCTCCGGCGATTATCCGTCCCCGGAACGCCGGAAATGCAGCAATATGGCAATCCGTTCAATTTTTATGATGGCGAAAAGCTGATTTATCAGCAACCGCAATCCTATAATCCGGATAAAATGCAGGTGAGAATGGACGGGGTGAAGCAGGGGAGAGGCTACATGAGCGGTGACAAATTGATCGAAGAATCGATCGATTTCAGCCATTCGAATTACACGCCGCTGCCGGATTTGCATGGCGTTTTGCGGCGAATTATTTTTCCGGAGAGTTATCCGCCGGCGCAGCGTTTCCGGCTGACGGATGAAGATTATCTTTTTTTGCGACGGTATTTATCGATGCTGCCGCGCGAAAGCGATGATCCGAAATACCCGGATTCACTCACGCAAATTGACGGCAACGCCAAAACACTGATGTTCGGCGATCGAAAAGAGAAAATTCCACCGCGAATTCGTATTTTCAGCAAATCCGGCGGTGCGTACGGCTATCTGATCGAGAATGCCTATATTGTTGATTTTAAAGAAAATGTGGAGTTTTTTCTAACGGCTGTCATTCAGGTTAACGACAACCAGATTTACAACGACGACACCTACGAATACGACACGGTCGGAAAACCGTTTTTGGCGGCATTGGGTCGTGCGGTTTACAATTTCGAGCGAAACCGGAAAAAAGAATATCCGCCGGATTTATCAAAATTCCAGCGGATACATCAATCAAATTAA
- a CDS encoding methyltransferase domain-containing protein translates to MLIFRDGEWQKWQRFDESTGKFYKMIFVAPEKPPTVEISGIKMHVTQDGNPEIDTDRKLKALGKVHGKMLDTCCGLGYTASALAAKNEISGVLCIERDENMLALCRDNPFSRALFESPKIELRRGDSAEIIKTLDDRSFAGILHDPPRFSLSPGLYEQQFYNECFRVLQHRGKMYHYTGDPNRETRKRGLPERAAERLKTAGFSKVKLAYQGVWAMK, encoded by the coding sequence TTGCTCATATTTCGCGATGGCGAATGGCAAAAATGGCAGCGCTTTGACGAATCGACCGGGAAATTTTACAAAATGATTTTTGTAGCACCGGAAAAACCGCCAACAGTTGAAATCAGCGGCATAAAAATGCACGTGACGCAGGATGGCAACCCGGAAATAGACACCGATCGCAAGCTAAAAGCGTTAGGTAAAGTGCACGGTAAAATGCTGGATACCTGTTGCGGATTGGGTTACACGGCTTCTGCGTTGGCGGCGAAAAATGAAATTTCCGGCGTGTTGTGCATCGAACGGGATGAAAATATGCTCGCACTCTGCCGGGATAATCCGTTCAGCCGCGCGTTGTTCGAATCGCCGAAAATCGAGTTGCGTCGCGGCGACAGTGCCGAAATTATCAAAACGTTGGATGACCGCAGTTTTGCCGGCATATTGCACGATCCACCAAGATTTTCGCTCTCACCCGGTTTGTACGAACAGCAGTTTTATAATGAGTGCTTTCGCGTATTGCAACATCGCGGCAAAATGTATCACTACACCGGCGATCCCAATCGCGAAACGCGCAAACGCGGTTTGCCGGAGCGCGCCGCGGAACGGCTCAAAACAGCGGGATTCAGTAAGGTAAAATTGGCGTATCAGGGCGTTTGGGCAATGAAATAG